GTGGTTCTCTTGAGCATCCGCACATGCAGCTAGTTGGATTAAAGCATCTGGATGGTTACAAGTATCTTCATCCAGATAATTTTGCTGGGATTTCTGTATTCAATAATCAAGAAGTTGAGGTCAATATTGCCACGCATCCTGTCCAAGGCTATGACGAGTTGAACATTAACTTGCTTAGCTCGTCAGGGCTTGACCTGTGGGCGGATTGGATCCAGAGTGGGGTTAAATACATGCTTAACGTCATGTTTGCCGGCCGCTGTACATCGTACAACTTATTTTTTTATCCGCGTGAAGATGGCGGTATTTGTGCTAAATTGATTTCGCGTTTTGAAGCACCGGCGTATTTTGTTGGTTATAAATTATCGCAGGTTGATGATGAGCAGACGCTGCAGCAGGAGGCCAAGCAGTTCCGGCGCTTTTTTGCTAATGGCTCAAACACAAATTATGAAAAATAAAATAATTAAAATAGTTGGTTCAAGTTTAGTTATAAAGGAAGCAACGCGGTTAGTTTATGGTCGCAGTCTAAGTAGTTTATTAGTAGAACAGGCGCTGCGGTTAGTAAAGCCGTTTCCTGAAGTAACCGCTGAGAGCTATCAAGTTGCGGTGAAGGCGGGCAATCTGCCGTACGAAATACCAACTTATGCTACCAAAATGGGTTTCGAGCCTTGGCTGAGCTATCCAGATGTTGTTAGTCTAACTAAAGATGCGCGAGCACATGATAGGGTTATTTTTTACTTGCATGGCGGTGGCTTTTGGCAGCAGCCAACTCTATTTCATTATCATTTTTTGGCAAAACTCGCCGATAAATTGCAAGCGCAAGTTGTCATGCCAATTTATCCCAAAATCCCAGTGTTTACAGCACAAGACATTAATCAAATGGTCTTAGATGTATACCGAAGGTTGTGTCAAAAGTATTCTAAAGATACGCAAATTATCATGATGGGTGATTCAGCAGGTGGCGGCTTGGCCTTGGCGATGCTCGAGCAACTGACTAAATTGAATTTGCCGCAACCGCGACAAGCATTTTTATTTTCGCCTTGGCTCGACGTACGTACTGATGATCCACAGATGAAATTAATTCAACCCAATGATCATCTTTTAAAAATAGCTGACTTGCAGTTGCGCGGGCGGTTATACGCCGAAAAGCTGGATAATAGTGTGTTGACTAGACCACTTTTAGGGGATTTAAGTAATTTACCTCCGATTGTGGCTTTTACAGGGACACACGATATTTTAAATGTCGATGCGCAAAAACTACAAAAAAGGGCTACTGAGACAAATTCAAATATTGCAGTTGTTACATATGCACAAATGGATCATGATTTTATTTTGTTTCCAATACCAGAAGCGCGTCAGGCTATAGCTAAGGTCGTCAATTTAGTTAAAAAAAGCAATTTGTGCTGATAAATAATTATTGTATAATATGCTTTAAACTGTTTATTAAGGAGAAACATATGCACAGAAAAGAAACTCGCAATTTAGCGATTACCGCCGTATTTGTTGCAATTTTTTTATTACAAACCTTTGTTCCTAATATTGGTTATATCCGGATTTTGCCAACATTACCGGCAATTACGACAGTTCCACTGACAGTAGCAGTTTATTCCTTATTAATGGGACCTAAGGCAGGCACACTTTTTGGCCTTTTCTGGGGATTATTACGATTATTTCAGGCATACACACAGCCAGGAGATATTGTCAGCTTAATGTTGTTTCAGAACATTTTTATTTCTCTAGTACCAAGTATTCTAGCAGGATTATTTCCAGGATTAGTCGGCCGCTTGTTTGAACATAAGTCAGGTAAGGTGCGCGAACTGGGATACATTTTAGCTGGGGCAATCACGTCTTTGACCAATACTATCGTAGTAATCTTATTAACAAGTATTATTTTTATGGGTAATGGCAAGCTTGCAGCTAGTATGGGGCACTTTGCGCCGGGGACGCCATTGATTATGATTTTAATTTTGGCATTGGGGATGAACGGCTTAATTGAAGCAATCTTCACCGCAATTGTCACACCGATTATTGTCACGCCAATGAAGACGGTTATGAAAAAATTGCGGTGATAACACCGGCGACTTTAATAGATTCAAGAGTAGGCTTCATGCTCTTTTTTTATAGTTAAAATTATACTAAAATAAATATGTTAGAAAATTCAGTTAATTAGTGGGAGAAAATTAAATGAAAAAGTGTCCAAATTGTGGTGCATTAATGAATGCCGATGTTAACTTTTGCACTAATTGTGGTGCAGATATCCGGCAAGTTGCGCAGAAGCAAATTAATCGTGCTGATATTCAAGCGGAAATCAATCGCAGTCAAGGTACTGCTGGGAGAACAACGCAGCATAATTCTGATGACCAACTACAAAAGTATTGGCATTGGTTTGTCAAATCGTGGCAGCATCCGTTTAGTGAGCAGGAGAGTGTTAACTGGTATGGTGCAGTAACGCTGCTAATTGAGGACTTAATATTTGTTTTAGGCCTGTATATTGGCATGAGTGGAATTTCCAGTCAATATGTTAACGGGCAACAATTACCGGTCTTTACGGGAATTTCTTTTGGCACGGCACTTGAAGTATTATTTTTCGTGATGCTGTTGGAAGTAGCTTATGCTGGTGCGATGTATCTGGCATATCTGTTTATCTATGGTCAAAGACGCAGCTTTATTTCATTTTGTAATCATGCTGTTCAGGCATCTAACCTGAATATTATCTTGATTGTGGCAGCCTTTATTTTTATGATGTTGGGCATGGGCGGCAAGATTTTTGCTGTGATGCTGTGCTCGATTTGCTTTGCTATCTTTGCTGATGCCTTTCAAGTTGCTTTATTGGGTGACCCTGATCCAGTGCGTGATAAGATGTATGGCTTTCTGATTGCGTTATTTGCTAGCTTTATTGTGGGGCTGATTTGGTCTGTGGTAGTTTATAATACTGTTATTTTGCAGTTTATTTCGTATTTCAGTAGGTTATAAATTAGGGAGAACTAATTATGGGAGAAAAGAAGTTTTGTCCACAATGTGGCAGTCAGGTAGATGCGACAGTTAAATTTTGTCCGCACTGTGGCGCTGATCTAACCAATGTGGCAGTTAGTCAGCCACAGGTAAAGGAAAAATCAGTAAAACCAGTTGTTAATGAAAAGCGCGCTGAACCTAAATCACGCCAGCAGGTTAGTCAGGTAGCAGTACCCAAAAAGCAACCTTTAAAGAAAAAAACCAAGATTACTTTATGGCTAGCAGTAATTATAATTGTTTTGTTTGGTGGCTTTTATGCTTGGGGCAGCAACCATTACAGCCGTAATAATCAAATTGACCAAATAATTGTTAGTTTGAAGAACCCGCAGATGGGCATGGCACAATATGTAACAACCGACGACCATAATATTAAGGTAACTAATGATGCCCTGAAGCCGTTACAGAAGTATTATCAAGCGCACCAAACAACCGCTAATAACTTAAGTATGAATTTAAAAGCTGGCGGCAGCACAAGTCAGATCAGCTTAACGCAGTCGGGCCGCTATATGTTGCTGTTTCCTAAGTATACGTTGCACATCAATACGTATACACCGCAGATAGAGACTAATCACCGTGATACTCAGGTGGTAGTCAATGGCAAGTCTAATGGTCAGGTAAAGGGCAATGCGGATGGTTATTATAAGAAATTGCAGCCGCTGTTTCCAGGTAAGTATCATCTTGAAATCGACACCGTTGTTTCTGGTCGTGAACTCAAGGCTGACTCGACTGTTAATGTCTGGTCGAACAAGACAATCAATATGAATATTAAGACGGCGACATTTTCAATTGCTAGTGTTCCCGGTGGGACTATCTATATCAATGATAAAAAAGTTGGCGTTTTGAGTGGCAATGGTACTAAGGTTTTCAAAAATTATCCAATTACCGATAATATGGAAGTCTATGTTACGACCACTTTTGGTAGTCAGACAATTAAGTCGCAGCTGATTACTGACTTAGCGCAGGCCGTCGATAATGGCGCTAGCGATGACAATACTAGTGATGATGTTGACTTTGATGACAATAATAATGTAATCTTGAAGCCGCAGTGGAAGGGGCTAATCAGTAAGAGTGACGCGGAGGACCTGTTAAAGGGTGCTTTTAACGACCCTGAAAGTGAGGACTTTATTGGTGGCAGCGACAATAGCAGCTATCAAGAACTGCACAAGATGTTAAAGGGCTTTGACCGCAATGATTCCACAATTTCTTATGATATGGATTGTGACATTGTTTCGATTAATCCAGCTCCTAATAATTCAAGCAGCGTTGTTTACAAGATTACCTACACTTTTGAAAAAGATAACGGCGATGAGCACACCCAAGTAATGCTCTACAAGGGTGCAATCTTGCAAGAAGACGGCGACCAACAAAAGATTAAGTCAATCGGTGGCGGGACAGTGATCAGTGATAAAACTGACAAGTCTGGCGAAGATGATGATTAAATAATTACTAAAAAAGATAAGTCTTTCTAAAGAAATTAGGGGATTTGTCTTTTTTTTGATTATTATTTGACATTTTGTTGGTTGACATAATATTGTATTAGTTAGATAGTACAGATTGATTTTTAAAGAGGATGAATTATGACTGAAATTTTACGAGTAGATCAGGCTACTAAAACCTACGGTAAACGTGGTGAAAAGCAATATCAAGCGCTAAAAGGGATTAACTTTGGTGTTGATGCCGGTGAGTTTGTAGCAATCATGGGTGCGTCAGGTTCTGGTAAGACGACGTTGCTGAATATTTTGTCGACCTTGGACAAGCCAACAACGGGTCATGTGTTTATTAACCACGAAGATATCAGCACCTTAAATGCAAATCAGATGGCAGACTTTAGGAGTAAGCAGATTGGGTTTATTTTTCAAGATTTTAACTTATTGGAGAACTTGACCAACCGCGAAAATATTGCATTGCCGTTAACTTTACAAGGGATGTCAGCACATAAAATCGACCCGCTAGTTGATAAGATTGCTGCAAGATTGGGTATTAAAGAAATTTTAGCCAAATATCCGGCGCAATTATCTGGTGGTCAAAAGCAGAGAGTAGCTTCAGCGCGAGCCTTAGTTCACGAGCCAGCAATCTTGCTAGCTGATGAACCA
The sequence above is a segment of the Lactobacillus sp. ESL0677 genome. Coding sequences within it:
- a CDS encoding zinc-ribbon domain-containing protein, producing MGEKKFCPQCGSQVDATVKFCPHCGADLTNVAVSQPQVKEKSVKPVVNEKRAEPKSRQQVSQVAVPKKQPLKKKTKITLWLAVIIIVLFGGFYAWGSNHYSRNNQIDQIIVSLKNPQMGMAQYVTTDDHNIKVTNDALKPLQKYYQAHQTTANNLSMNLKAGGSTSQISLTQSGRYMLLFPKYTLHINTYTPQIETNHRDTQVVVNGKSNGQVKGNADGYYKKLQPLFPGKYHLEIDTVVSGRELKADSTVNVWSNKTINMNIKTATFSIASVPGGTIYINDKKVGVLSGNGTKVFKNYPITDNMEVYVTTTFGSQTIKSQLITDLAQAVDNGASDDNTSDDVDFDDNNNVILKPQWKGLISKSDAEDLLKGAFNDPESEDFIGGSDNSSYQELHKMLKGFDRNDSTISYDMDCDIVSINPAPNNSSSVVYKITYTFEKDNGDEHTQVMLYKGAILQEDGDQQKIKSIGGGTVISDKTDKSGEDDD
- a CDS encoding ABC transporter ATP-binding protein, which translates into the protein MTEILRVDQATKTYGKRGEKQYQALKGINFGVDAGEFVAIMGASGSGKTTLLNILSTLDKPTTGHVFINHEDISTLNANQMADFRSKQIGFIFQDFNLLENLTNRENIALPLTLQGMSAHKIDPLVDKIAARLGIKEILAKYPAQLSGGQKQRVASARALVHEPAILLADEPTGALDSSSARELLDTMADLNQKDGVTTLMVTHDPFSASFANRILFIKDGKIGEQILKGEMSRQDFYHMLIDHLGTEE
- a CDS encoding DUF4931 domain-containing protein translates to MENEPLVFELGVAKGKPHSYRKTPHKPVCPFCAVDQLTDIYEKQGEMIWLHNKFPTLRDTVQTVLIESSYHNGDIANYAPDDNRKLMRFALACFKQMNDSGKYQSVLWYKNYGPRSGGSLEHPHMQLVGLKHLDGYKYLHPDNFAGISVFNNQEVEVNIATHPVQGYDELNINLLSSSGLDLWADWIQSGVKYMLNVMFAGRCTSYNLFFYPREDGGICAKLISRFEAPAYFVGYKLSQVDDEQTLQQEAKQFRRFFANGSNTNYEK
- a CDS encoding alpha/beta hydrolase, translating into MAQTQIMKNKIIKIVGSSLVIKEATRLVYGRSLSSLLVEQALRLVKPFPEVTAESYQVAVKAGNLPYEIPTYATKMGFEPWLSYPDVVSLTKDARAHDRVIFYLHGGGFWQQPTLFHYHFLAKLADKLQAQVVMPIYPKIPVFTAQDINQMVLDVYRRLCQKYSKDTQIIMMGDSAGGGLALAMLEQLTKLNLPQPRQAFLFSPWLDVRTDDPQMKLIQPNDHLLKIADLQLRGRLYAEKLDNSVLTRPLLGDLSNLPPIVAFTGTHDILNVDAQKLQKRATETNSNIAVVTYAQMDHDFILFPIPEARQAIAKVVNLVKKSNLC
- a CDS encoding ECF transporter S component: MHRKETRNLAITAVFVAIFLLQTFVPNIGYIRILPTLPAITTVPLTVAVYSLLMGPKAGTLFGLFWGLLRLFQAYTQPGDIVSLMLFQNIFISLVPSILAGLFPGLVGRLFEHKSGKVRELGYILAGAITSLTNTIVVILLTSIIFMGNGKLAASMGHFAPGTPLIMILILALGMNGLIEAIFTAIVTPIIVTPMKTVMKKLR
- a CDS encoding zinc ribbon domain-containing protein; protein product: MKKCPNCGALMNADVNFCTNCGADIRQVAQKQINRADIQAEINRSQGTAGRTTQHNSDDQLQKYWHWFVKSWQHPFSEQESVNWYGAVTLLIEDLIFVLGLYIGMSGISSQYVNGQQLPVFTGISFGTALEVLFFVMLLEVAYAGAMYLAYLFIYGQRRSFISFCNHAVQASNLNIILIVAAFIFMMLGMGGKIFAVMLCSICFAIFADAFQVALLGDPDPVRDKMYGFLIALFASFIVGLIWSVVVYNTVILQFISYFSRL